The window GAATGCCGATGACGGCAATCTTGAGATTGCGCTTGGTGACTTCCGCCACAATGGATTTCACGGCCTTCATGGTGCCGTCGCCGCCGATCATGAACAGGCAGTTCACGTTCATGCGTTCAAGGGCGTCCACAATGTCTTCCGGATTCTGGGGCCCGCGGGAGGAGCCGAGCACCGTGCCGCCGAACTGGTGAATGCTGGATACGGAATCCGGTGTAAGCTCCACTATCTCATGGCCATACTTGGGGATGAAGCCTTCAAGCCCGTATTTGATGCCCATGACGCCCGCCACGCTGTAGTTGTGGTAGGCTTCCATGACGATGGCGCGGATGACGTCGTTGATGCCGGGGCACAGGCCGCCGCATGTGACGATGGCACACTTGGTTTTGGCCGTGTCGAAGAACAGATGGCGGCGTGGTCCGGCGCTTTCAAAACGGATGGGAATGGGCGGCCCATCGCCGATTTCTTCAAGGAATTCCTTGTCGAGAAAGACGTTAAGCCCCTTTTTGTCATCCTCGAACCGGCAGAAGGATATGGGCGAAGGAATCTTGGCATTCCCCAGCGTGAGGATAGTCGTATCAAGAGATAGGCTATCCTGGTCGGTTTTGCGTTTCGGCATGAAAGACTCCTGATGGCTCGTGACGGACGAACGCATCGTTCGTCCTTTCGGTTCGGGGTTTTCAAACAATACAGGCTTATTACCACAGGGTTCGCTGCAACGCCAGAGCGCGTTGCGGGCTGCGGGCAAAATATCACGAACCGCGGGGCGCGGTTTCTCTTTACACCCCTTGCAAAACTGCATAGGTTCGTCGGATAGAAATGAAATACAACAGGTTGTGTGGTGAAATTGTGACGATGAAACCCCTACTCGTAACACTGGGCGATCCGAACGGGCTGGGCCCCGAACTGGCCTGCCGTCTTTTCGGGCTTGGCGGCAGCGGTTCCCTGCCGCTGGTGCCGCTTATTCTCGTGGGGCCGGAAGCGGCTCTGGAAATGCATGCGCGTCTGCTCGGTATTGCGCCTTTCTGGACGCGAATCGAAGATCCTGCACGGGTGAGCGGTGAAGAGCCGGGAATTTTCCTGTTTGAACCCATCGGGCTTGAAGGGCTCAGGCTGGACATGGGACAGGCCACCCCGCAGGGCGGCAAGGGGGCAGGGTACTCGCTTGAAGCTGCCTGCAAGCTCATCCGGTCCGGCGTGGCGGACGGTGTGGTCACCTTGCCGTTGCACAAGGCCATGCTTCAGGAAGCAGGTTTCAATTTCCCCGGGCACACGGAGTTTCTGGCGCGTTTTGCCGGATTACGGGACGAAGACGTGTGCATGCACCTGTGCGGCAGCAAGTTGCGGGTGAGCCTTGTCACCACGCACCCTCCGCTGCGTGAAGTGCCCGACCTCATCAGCCGCGAGCGTATCAAACGCTGTCTGGCCCTGACTGTGGACTTTGTCCGCAAGCTCGGCGTGAAGACTCCCGTTGCCGTGTGCGGTTTGAACCCGCATGCCGGGGAATCCGGCAAGATCGGGCATGAGGATTTGGAAATCGTGGCGCCTGCAGTGGAGGACGCTCGTAAGGCCGGTCTTAACGTTGTAGGCCCGCTGCCTGCGGATACGCTTTTCTACCGCGCTGCCAAGGGCGAATTTTCCGCAGTGCTGGCCATGTACCACGATCAGGGGCTGCCGCCTCTCAAATTGATGCATTTTTCCCGGGCCGTGAACGTGACGCTTGGTCTGCCTTTTGTGCGGACCTCGGTGGACCACGGAACTGGTTTTGATATTACGGGCAAGGGCGTTGCCGATACCGGCAGCTTTGAAGAGGCCCTTACGCTTGCCGCCCGCTTGATCGAATTCTAGCAGGGCTGTTGCGGAGTGTGACGGCTGCCGTTTCCGGCTGTGATTAACGGGAGGATAGTGTGCGTATCGGCATTGACGTAGGGGGAACCCATACTGACGCGGTGGTGGTGGATGGCGGCAGGGTTGTCGCTTCGGCCAAGGTCGTGACCGATCACCATAACCTGCTGTCGTCCGTACAGAGTGCGCTGCAAGGTGTGCTGAAGGATATCGATCCCAAGGCGGTGTCGCGCCTGAACCTTTCCACCACCCTGTCTACGAACGCCATTGTGGAAGGCAGGACTGAGGATGTGGGGGTGCTCGTTTCCGCCGGCCCCGGCATTGATCCCGACGATTATCAGGTGGGGCCGTACTACTACACCGTCAGCGGTTCCATCGATCACAGGGGTGAGGAAATTGCACCCCCTGATGTGCAGGAGGTGGATAGCCTCGCACGCAATTGTTGCGAGACGGGCCTCAAGGTCTACGCCGTGGTGGGCAAGTTTTCCACCCGTAACCCCGCCCACGAAATCATGCTGACGCAAGGGCTCATGGCCTGTGCCGACTTCGTCTCGCAGGGGCACCGTCTGTCCGGACAGCTCAATTTCCCCCGCCGTATTGCAACCGCCTATTACAATTCCGCGGTCTGGCGCATCTACAACAAGTTTGCGGATGCCATCGAGGAGAGCGTGCGCGAGTACGGCATTTATGCCCCCGTGCATATTCTCAAGGCGGACGGCGGTACCATGCCTCTGGCCACTTCCCGCGAGCACCCCGTGGAATCCATTCTTTCCGGTCCTGCTGCGAGCGTCATGGGTATTATTGCCCTGTGCGACATTCAGCAAGACTCCATCATTCTCGATATTGGCGGCACCACCACGGACATCGCCATATTTGCCTCCGGTTCGCCGGTTATCGAGAATGACGGCATCGAGGTGGGCAGTTATCCGACGCTTGTTCGGGCTCTGCGTACCCGGTCCATCGGCATCGGCGGCGATTCGCGTCTGCACGTGCAGGCCGGAGCTGTGCGTGTGGGACCGGAACGCGTGGGACCATGCATGGCTGCGGGCGGCAAACAGCCTACACTCATTGATGCCCTCATCTACAAGGGGCTGGCAGAATTCGGTGACGTGGAAACTAGCAAGGCAGGTATCCGCAACCTTGCGTCCCTGTGGGACATGTTCCCGGATGCCCTTGCGGACGCCGCCATCGATGCCGCCGTCAACAGCATTGCCTCAGCCGTGGAAGGGCTGCTGGATGAGGTGAACTCCCGTCCCGTATACACCATCATGGAATTGATCGAAGGGGCGAAGCTGGAACCGAGCCGCGTGTATGTCATGGGCGGGCCCGCAAAGGCCTTCAGCGGCCTGCTGACCAAAGCCTTGCAGCGCAGGGTGGAGGTGCCGGAGGAGCACGCCATAGCCAATGCCATCGGTGCTGCGTTGACCCGCACAACCTTTGAACTGGAATTGTTTGCGGATACTGAAAAGGGCGTTCGTTTCATTCCCACGTTGGGCATCCGTGATGTGGTGCAGCGCGGATACGTGCTGGAACATGCGCAGAAGGATGCCGTGAGCCTGCTCCTTGAGCATCTGGGCGAGCAGGGCGTGGCGGTGCATGAACGCGATGTGGATATTCTGGAGGCGAACAGTTTCAACATGGTGGGCGATTACGGCACGGTGGGACGCAATATCCGTGTGAAGTGTCAGGTGCGTCCCGGCGTTGCGGAGGCGTTTCGTCATGATTAAGCGGTTGATCGCCTTTGTCTTGTTCTTTCTAGCGGCGGGGGCTTCTCCCGCCGTTTCTACGTGGGCACATGCGGCAGGCAAGGCTTCGCTGCATGATATGGCGGGACAGATGCTGCTGGTCGGTTTTCGCGGCATGGACGTTACGCCGGAAAGCCCGATCATACGCGACATCATGCAGTTCAACGTGGGCGGTGTGATCCTCTTTGACTACGATGTGGCTCTCAAGAGCAAGGGGCGGAACATCCGTGACCGCGCGCAGGTCAAGGCGCTGACGGACTCCCTGCAGCAGGCGGCGCGCATGCCGCTGTTCATTGCCATTGATCAGGAAGGGGGGCGTGTCGCCCGTTTGAAGCCGGAATACGGCTTTGCATCAACGCCGTCTGCCGCTGTTCTGGGCAACGGCACTGTGGACGAAACCCGCAAGGCGGGCGAGACGGTGGGGCGCATGTTGGCCGACGTGGGGGTGAACTGGGACTATGCCCCCGTGCTGGATGTGAACGTGAACCCTGAATGTCCTGTCATCGGCAAGCTGGGCCGCAGTTTTTCATCCGATCCTGATGTGGTTGCCAAGCACGGAGCCGCATTTGCCGAAGGCCTGAACAGGTACGGCGTCATAGCCTGTCTCAAGCATTTTCCGGGGCATGGCAGCGCTACGGCGGACTCGCACCTTGGCGTGACCGACATCACGGCCACATGGTCTCTCAAGGAATTGGCCCCGTTCAGAACGGTGCTGGAGCAAGGACCACGCAGCGGCCTGCGCACGGCGGTCATGACGGGGCACTTGTTCAATGCCCGGTTGGATGCCGAGTATCCGGCCACGCTGTCCCGCAGCACCATAACCGGTCTTCTTCGCGAGCAGTTGCGCTATGACGGGCTGGTCATCACCGACGATATGCAGATGAAGGCCATTGCCGATGTCTACGGGTTGAAAGAGGCCGTGGAACGGGCCATAAACGCCGGTGCGGACATGCTGCTTTTCGGCAACAACATCAGCTACGATCCTGACATCGTTCCAAAGGCGACGCGGATCATCATGAAGCTGGTGGAATCGAAACGGATTTCGCGTCAGCGGGTTGAACGTTCCTACCAGCGCATTCAGGCTTTGAAAGCGGGAATACGAAAGAGGGACGGACAGAAGTAACCTGATTGAAAGGAAAAGGCGGTGCAGGGCACCGTCTTTTTTGTTTATGTGTGCATCACATGGACATTTTGTAAGGCCGTAAGATAATGTGGTATTGATTTGGCAAAGCGTAACCATCGGCAATTATTGCCTGAAATGCCTGCCAGGAAGCGGTCGTGCAACGTGGCGGATTGAGGCGACCTTTCTTGAAGAAGCGCGGGGAGCCTGCAACCATGCACCATTTTCACTGTTTGTAATCTCATGAAAAAAGGTATAGTCGCTAAGTTCTGGAAAATGTCATTGTACGGAGTTCGTGATGCGAATCGGCTTACGGCTTTTTATCGGATTTAGTTTCATGCTTCTCCTGCTGGCGGCAATGGTTGCCGTGGGGTGGGAAGGGCAGAGAAGAATGACAATTGCGCAGGGCGTGCTGGAGCGCAGGGCAATGCTTGAGGCGGAGTTGCGCACCATGCAGGCCGGAGCGTTGCAGTTCATGCTGGAGCCCAAACCAGGAGCTCTGGATGCTGTGCTTTCCCGCAGCGGTCAACTGGACCAGTCTTTCTCCGCCTTCAAGATGGCGGTGGAGCACGATGTTGCCGTGCGGCTTGATAAGGCCATGCGTGCGAATATTGAGTTTCGTGGTGCGCTGGAGCGTTGGCAGTCCGTGTCTGATGGCAGGGCTACCCGCTTGCAGGAAGCCGAGAATGCCGCAGGGCAGTTTCTGACGTTGTTCGACGAGTTGGCAGGCAAGAAGCGCGATGCCGCTTTTCTGCATCCTGACGGATATGCCAGCGCGGATGTCGTGAATAACCGTCTTGCGGAACTGCGGTTGGTGAATGATGTGCAGCGGGAATTTTACGAAGCCCGCATGCTTTCCCGTGAGTGGATGCGTTCCGGTGATGCCAAGGTGCTGGAAGAAGTGCGTACCCGTATGGGCAACGTGCTGACCCTGTTGGGAGATCTGAAGGGCACCATGACGGCGCTGGCTGACAAGGATTTTGCTGATACCCTGCTGGCGCACGGGCGCGACTACCTCGCCTCCCTGAGTGACCTTGAAGACTCCACGGGGCTCATGAACGATGTGCGATCCACACTGGCCTCTGCCGTGGCGGATATGCGCGACCCCATGAAGGTGCTGGCCGACAAGTACGAGGCAGATCTCGACTATGTCCACGACATCGGCACGTTGACCGTTGGCGGTATTGTGGCTCTTGCGGTTTTTGTGGCGCTTATCTTTACACTCATAATCAGTTCAGGTGTGCGCAAGCGGCTGGCCAGAGCGCAGAAGGCTCTTGATGCGTTGGCAGCCGGGGAATGTCCTGTCCGTGATCCCAAGGATTCTGTGGAGGACATGGGCCTGCTGACAGACGCCATGCAACGTCTTGCCTTAAGCAGTACGGACATGGCCGAATGTGTTCAGGCCATGGCCCGGGGCGAGTGGGACGTGCAGGTTCCCGTGCGTTCCGAAAAGGACGTACTCGGAAATGCTCTGAGGCAACTGGCAGAGAATGGGCTGGTGGTTCGCAAGGTTCTGCAGCGTGGAGCCAACGGCGATTTCAATCAATCGATTCCCCCTCAATCCAAGGGCGATGCTGCGGTCGCAGCTCTGGACGGTTTACAGCAGTTTGTAAACGTCAAGGTCGGAACTGCCCGCAATGCGACTCTGGCTGTGCGGGATGCCGCAGGCAGGGCCATGGAGGCCCTGAAAAGCCTTGAATCGCGCATTGCGGAGAAAGGTGCAAGGCCTGAATCTTCCGGCGCGTTGAGCGATATGCTTCCCCGGCTCGAGTCTGTGAATGCGGCTCTGAAGGGCAACGCAGCAAGCCTGAAGGATGCCGACAAGGGCACAGACAGGCTGGCAGGAGCGGTGAAGCGGCTTGATGCGGAATTTCGCACCCTCATGGGTAAGGCCTCGTTTGCAGAAGATGTGGCCAGACAGATCGAAACACTGGCCATCAACGTGAATATCGAAATGGGCAGGGTCGGTGACAACGCCGGAGGTCTGGCCGCCATCGTTACGGAACTCAAGGCAGTTGTAGACAGGTGCCGTGAGCATTCTGCAGCCATGAATGACTCCTTGTATGCGGGCCGCAGGGCTTCTGATGATACGGCAGCCCTGATCCGTGACGTGCAGGAAGCCTTGGGTCACAGCGTTCAGGTTGTAGTAGCCGGAGCCGCTGTGCTTGAAGATGAAATGGCAGCATTGAGGACCATGGCTTCCTCCCGTGCCGCTCATGCCCGTGCGGGTGAGCGCGATGATGAATTGCGTGCGTTTGCTTCGCTCATGGGCAAGTCTTTCAGTGGTCTTGTCATGGAATTGAATACGTTGCGTTCGGCTCTTGATGCGTTCCGGATCGCAGGGGATCAGGGGCAGGCTGTACCGGCTCAAGGTGCGACAGGGCGTTTCCTTGCCGAAGACGGGAAAGGAAAGCCTCGAGATGCGCAGCTAAGCCAGGGGCAGCGACCTTCTGTCCGCTCCATGCCTCCT is drawn from Desulfovibrio mangrovi and contains these coding sequences:
- the pdxA gene encoding 4-hydroxythreonine-4-phosphate dehydrogenase PdxA, whose translation is MKPLLVTLGDPNGLGPELACRLFGLGGSGSLPLVPLILVGPEAALEMHARLLGIAPFWTRIEDPARVSGEEPGIFLFEPIGLEGLRLDMGQATPQGGKGAGYSLEAACKLIRSGVADGVVTLPLHKAMLQEAGFNFPGHTEFLARFAGLRDEDVCMHLCGSKLRVSLVTTHPPLREVPDLISRERIKRCLALTVDFVRKLGVKTPVAVCGLNPHAGESGKIGHEDLEIVAPAVEDARKAGLNVVGPLPADTLFYRAAKGEFSAVLAMYHDQGLPPLKLMHFSRAVNVTLGLPFVRTSVDHGTGFDITGKGVADTGSFEEALTLAARLIEF
- a CDS encoding glycoside hydrolase family 3 protein gives rise to the protein MIKRLIAFVLFFLAAGASPAVSTWAHAAGKASLHDMAGQMLLVGFRGMDVTPESPIIRDIMQFNVGGVILFDYDVALKSKGRNIRDRAQVKALTDSLQQAARMPLFIAIDQEGGRVARLKPEYGFASTPSAAVLGNGTVDETRKAGETVGRMLADVGVNWDYAPVLDVNVNPECPVIGKLGRSFSSDPDVVAKHGAAFAEGLNRYGVIACLKHFPGHGSATADSHLGVTDITATWSLKELAPFRTVLEQGPRSGLRTAVMTGHLFNARLDAEYPATLSRSTITGLLREQLRYDGLVITDDMQMKAIADVYGLKEAVERAINAGADMLLFGNNISYDPDIVPKATRIIMKLVESKRISRQRVERSYQRIQALKAGIRKRDGQK
- a CDS encoding hydantoinase/oxoprolinase family protein — encoded protein: MRIGIDVGGTHTDAVVVDGGRVVASAKVVTDHHNLLSSVQSALQGVLKDIDPKAVSRLNLSTTLSTNAIVEGRTEDVGVLVSAGPGIDPDDYQVGPYYYTVSGSIDHRGEEIAPPDVQEVDSLARNCCETGLKVYAVVGKFSTRNPAHEIMLTQGLMACADFVSQGHRLSGQLNFPRRIATAYYNSAVWRIYNKFADAIEESVREYGIYAPVHILKADGGTMPLATSREHPVESILSGPAASVMGIIALCDIQQDSIILDIGGTTTDIAIFASGSPVIENDGIEVGSYPTLVRALRTRSIGIGGDSRLHVQAGAVRVGPERVGPCMAAGGKQPTLIDALIYKGLAEFGDVETSKAGIRNLASLWDMFPDALADAAIDAAVNSIASAVEGLLDEVNSRPVYTIMELIEGAKLEPSRVYVMGGPAKAFSGLLTKALQRRVEVPEEHAIANAIGAALTRTTFELELFADTEKGVRFIPTLGIRDVVQRGYVLEHAQKDAVSLLLEHLGEQGVAVHERDVDILEANSFNMVGDYGTVGRNIRVKCQVRPGVAEAFRHD